In Gorilla gorilla gorilla isolate KB3781 chromosome 12, NHGRI_mGorGor1-v2.1_pri, whole genome shotgun sequence, the following are encoded in one genomic region:
- the DPY30 gene encoding protein dpy-30 homolog isoform X2 translates to MEPEQMLEGQTQVAENPHSEYGLTDNVERIVENEKINAEKSSKQKVDLQSLPTRAYLDQTVVPILLQGLAVLAKER, encoded by the exons ATGGAGCCAGAGCAGATGCTGGAGGGACAAACGCAG gtTGCAGAAAATCCTCACTCTGAGTACGGTCTCACAGACAACGTTGAG AGAATAGTAGAAAATGAGAAGATTAATGCAGAAAAGTCATCAAAGCAGAAGGTAGATCTCCAGTCTTTGCCAACTCGTGCCTATCTGGATCAGACAGTTGTGCCTATCTTATTACAGGGACTTGCTGTGCTTGCAAAGGAAAG atga
- the DPY30 gene encoding protein dpy-30 homolog isoform X1 — protein MEPEQMLEGQTQVAENPHSEYGLTDNVERIVENEKINAEKSSKQKVDLQSLPTRAYLDQTVVPILLQGLAVLAKERPPNPIEFLASYLLKNKAQFEDRN, from the exons ATGGAGCCAGAGCAGATGCTGGAGGGACAAACGCAG gtTGCAGAAAATCCTCACTCTGAGTACGGTCTCACAGACAACGTTGAG AGAATAGTAGAAAATGAGAAGATTAATGCAGAAAAGTCATCAAAGCAGAAGGTAGATCTCCAGTCTTTGCCAACTCGTGCCTATCTGGATCAGACAGTTGTGCCTATCTTATTACAGGGACTTGCTGTGCTTGCAAAGGAAAG ACCACCAAATCCCATTGAATTTCTAGcatcttatcttttaaaaaacaaggcaCAGTTTGAAGATCGAAACTGA